The proteins below come from a single Poecilia reticulata strain Guanapo linkage group LG5, Guppy_female_1.0+MT, whole genome shotgun sequence genomic window:
- the LOC103464551 gene encoding probable G-protein coupled receptor, with protein MEESSTAFTSEYNDSTSTWTPMASAPSRQLDTLPNPLTRFKDLTGLLFMVTLNVLALLANTAVMVVVIKAPHLRKFAFVCHLCAVDLLCAILLMPLGIVSSSPYFAEVVFTVLECQIYVFLNVILIAACIFTITAISVERYYYIVHPMRYEVKMTLKLTSAVVVMVWVASAILGFSTVFGWPSYGLKSISAAHCSLHWSHKDHRRIFSALFSVTCFCLPAVVIFAVYCNVYKVARVAAQQHGPLPSWTNTQVKHRSDSINSQTTIITTHPAPRRITRDRPFIGSKAALTLMIIVGQFLICWLPYFAFHLHLILNSKPHTPDDLEVVVTWLAYSSFAMNPFFYGLLNRQIREELCKLRRCYSTYPTDPAFSSHEGSGHENFLQFLHRTSCTIETRASFAMPSPRTTLDQTGQTGFRIPGQIPEELN; from the coding sequence ATGGAGGAGTCAAGCACTGCTTTCACCTCCGAGTATAATGACAGCACCTCGACATGGACACCCATGGCCTCTGCTCCCAGCAGGCAGCTGGACACACTTCCCAACCCGCTGACTCGATTCAAAGACCTGACAGGACTGCTTTTCATGGTGACCCTGAACGTTCTCGCACTTCTGGCCAACACCGCAGTGATGGTGGTCGTTATCAAAGCCCCTCATCTCAGGAAATTTGCCTTTGTGTGCCACCTCTGTGCAGTGGACCTGCTGTGCGCCATCTTGCTCATGCCTCTCGGCATCGTGTCCAGCTCGCCGTACTTCGCAGAGGTCGTGTTTACTGTGCTGGAGTGCCAGATCTACGTCTTCCTCAACGTAATCCTCATAGCTGCCTGTATCTTCACCATCACAGCCATCAGTGTGGAACGGTACTACTATATTGTCCACCCCATGCGCTATGAGGTCAAGATGACCCTGAAGCTGACTTCGGCTGTTGTGGTGATGGTGTGGGTGGCTTCGGCCATTCTGGGCTTTTCCACTGTTTTCGGATGGCCGTCTTACGGCCTGAAGTCCATCAGTGCTGCACACTGCTCTCTTCACTGGAGCCACAAGGACCACAGGCGTATTTTCTCTGCTCTCTTCAGCGTCACCTGTTTCTGTCTGCCAGCTGTGGTGATCTTCGCTGTCTACTGCAATGTGTACAAGGTGGCCCGAGTGGCGGCGCAGCAGCATGGGCCTCTGCCCTCATGGACGAACACTCAGGTCAAGCACCGCTCAGACTCCATAAACAGTCAGACGACCATCATCACGACTCACCCCGCCCCTCGCAGGATAACAAGAGATCGGCCTTTTATTGGCAGTAAAGCTGCTCTGACCCTCATGATTATTGTTGGCCAGTTTCTAATCTGCTGGCTGCCATACTTTGCCTTCCACCTCCATCTGATACTGAACTCAAAACCTCACACACCTGATGATTTGGAGGTAGTGGTGACCTGGTTGGCGTATTCTTCCTTTGCTATGAATCCTTTCTTCTACGGACTTCTAAACAGACAGATCCGCGAGGAGCTGTGTAAGTTGAGGCGCTGCTACTCAACATACCCGACAGACCCGGCCTTTTCCAGCCACGAGGGCTCGGGCCATGAAAACTTCCTGCAGTTCCTCCATAGGACCAGTTGCACGATAGAGACACGTGCAAGCTTTGCAATGCCCAGTCCCAGAACCACTCTGGATCAAACTGGGCAGACTGGTTTCAGGATACCAGGTCAGATTCCAGAAGAGTTGAACTAG